Proteins found in one Lysinibacillus fusiformis genomic segment:
- a CDS encoding cytochrome c biogenesis CcdA family protein: protein MLEQLNLILAFGAGLLSFVSPCSLPLYPAFLSYITGISFNELKEEKGILRRKSLIHTLLFLLGFSIIFMALGFSTSFIGKIFIQYKELLRQFGAIFMVFFGLVILGFFKFDILQSEKKISFKKRPKGYFGSVLIGMGFAAGWTPCTGPILAGVIALGVSNPGQGMLYMLFYVLGFSIPFLIMSLFIGKMKFLQRKNGLFMKIGGAIMILMGVLLYFDMMTKIIAFLTPIFGGFTGF from the coding sequence TTGTTAGAACAATTAAATTTAATACTTGCATTTGGGGCTGGATTATTATCATTTGTATCACCTTGTTCATTACCATTGTATCCTGCTTTTCTATCTTATATAACAGGAATATCCTTTAATGAACTAAAAGAAGAGAAAGGGATCTTAAGACGAAAGTCTTTAATACATACCCTGCTTTTTTTACTTGGTTTTTCTATTATTTTTATGGCATTAGGTTTCTCAACTTCTTTTATCGGAAAGATTTTTATTCAGTATAAAGAGTTACTAAGGCAATTTGGAGCAATTTTCATGGTCTTTTTTGGATTAGTTATTCTAGGTTTCTTTAAATTCGATATTTTACAATCGGAAAAAAAGATTAGTTTTAAAAAAAGGCCCAAAGGATATTTTGGCTCAGTACTTATTGGTATGGGTTTTGCAGCTGGATGGACACCTTGTACTGGACCAATTCTTGCCGGAGTAATAGCTTTAGGAGTGTCTAACCCCGGGCAAGGAATGTTGTACATGTTATTTTATGTGCTAGGTTTCTCTATACCTTTCCTAATAATGTCCTTATTTATTGGAAAAATGAAGTTTCTTCAAAGAAAAAATGGACTGTTTATGAAAATAGGTGGTGCAATAATGATTCTGATGGGGGTTTTATTGTACTTTGATATGATGACTAAAATTATTGCGTTTTTAACACCTATTTTTGGAGGATTTACTGGCTTTTAG
- the glmS gene encoding glutamine--fructose-6-phosphate transaminase (isomerizing) has translation MCGIVGYIGESDAKEILLKGLEKLEYRGYDSAGIAVRNEEGVTVFKEKGRIADLREAVDEDIAAKIGIGHTRWATHGVPNRLNAHPHQSASGRFTLVHNGVIENYHLLQKTYLKGIPMKSDTDTEVIVQLVELFVKDGLSTADAFRKTLSLLHGSYALALLDAEAADTIFVAKNKSPLLVGIGEGFNVVASDAMAMLQVTDQYVELHDKEVVIVHKASVEITKLDGTVVERAPYTAELDMSDIEKGTYPHYMLKEMDEQPTVIRKIIQAYEGDNGDLTIDAEILEALRAADRLYIIAAGTSYHAGLIGKQYFEKMAGIPVEVHISSEFGYNMPLLSERPLFIFITQSGETADSRQVLVKIKELGYPTLTITNVPGSTLSREADHTLLLHAGPEIAVASTKAYVAQVAVLALAAYVTAKANGKGLEFDLKQELAIAANGIQTIIDSKDVLEDIAEDYLKIARNAFFIGRNMDFYVSLEGALKLKEISYIQAEGFAGGELKHGTIALIEEGTPVFALVTQASVGLNIRGNVKEVAARGAYPCIIAMAGIDEDGDRLVIPQVNELLTPLVSVVPLQLISYYAALHRRCDVDKPRNLAKSVTVE, from the coding sequence ATGTGTGGAATTGTAGGATATATTGGTGAATCAGATGCAAAGGAAATTTTATTAAAAGGTTTAGAAAAGCTTGAATACCGTGGTTATGACTCAGCGGGTATTGCAGTGCGTAATGAGGAAGGCGTAACGGTTTTCAAAGAAAAAGGGCGTATTGCAGATTTACGTGAGGCAGTAGACGAAGACATTGCAGCGAAAATTGGTATCGGTCATACACGATGGGCAACACATGGTGTGCCAAACCGTTTAAATGCCCACCCACATCAAAGTGCATCAGGACGCTTTACACTTGTGCATAATGGGGTTATTGAAAACTATCATTTATTGCAAAAAACCTATTTAAAAGGCATTCCAATGAAATCTGATACAGATACAGAGGTTATTGTGCAATTAGTAGAGTTATTTGTGAAAGATGGTCTAAGCACAGCAGACGCTTTCCGTAAAACGCTATCACTATTACATGGCTCTTATGCACTGGCACTATTAGATGCAGAAGCGGCAGATACAATCTTTGTAGCAAAAAACAAATCACCACTTCTAGTAGGGATTGGAGAAGGTTTCAATGTTGTTGCGTCAGATGCAATGGCGATGCTACAGGTAACAGATCAATACGTAGAGCTTCACGATAAAGAAGTAGTTATCGTACACAAAGCAAGTGTGGAAATTACAAAATTAGATGGTACTGTAGTAGAGCGTGCGCCTTATACGGCGGAGCTTGATATGAGTGATATTGAAAAAGGGACATATCCTCACTATATGTTAAAAGAAATGGATGAACAGCCTACAGTTATTCGTAAAATCATTCAGGCATATGAAGGGGACAATGGCGATTTAACAATCGATGCGGAGATTTTAGAAGCATTACGAGCAGCAGATCGTTTATATATTATTGCGGCGGGCACAAGCTATCATGCCGGTCTCATCGGTAAACAATATTTCGAAAAAATGGCGGGTATCCCAGTAGAAGTTCATATTTCTAGTGAATTCGGCTACAACATGCCATTACTTTCAGAAAGACCATTATTTATCTTCATTACACAATCAGGTGAAACAGCAGATAGTCGTCAAGTACTTGTAAAAATTAAAGAGCTTGGCTATCCAACATTAACGATTACAAATGTACCTGGCTCTACGCTATCACGTGAAGCGGATCATACATTGTTATTACACGCAGGTCCAGAGATTGCAGTAGCTTCTACAAAAGCCTATGTTGCACAAGTAGCAGTACTTGCATTAGCAGCCTATGTAACGGCAAAGGCAAATGGCAAAGGCTTAGAATTTGATTTAAAACAAGAGCTTGCAATTGCCGCTAATGGCATCCAAACAATTATCGATTCAAAAGATGTGTTAGAAGACATTGCGGAAGATTACTTAAAAATCGCACGCAATGCATTCTTCATTGGCCGTAATATGGACTTCTATGTTAGCCTTGAAGGTGCCTTAAAACTGAAAGAAATCTCTTACATCCAAGCAGAGGGCTTTGCTGGTGGAGAACTGAAGCACGGAACAATTGCCTTAATCGAAGAAGGTACACCAGTGTTTGCGCTTGTTACACAAGCATCAGTAGGGTTAAATATCCGTGGTAATGTCAAAGAAGTAGCAGCTCGTGGTGCCTATCCATGTATTATCGCGATGGCTGGCATTGATGAAGATGGTGATCGTTTAGTCATTCCACAGGTAAACGAGTTACTAACACCACTTGTTTCTGTAGTACCACTACAATTAATTAGCTACTATGCTGCACTACATCGCCGCTGTGACGTGGATAAACCACGTAACCTAGCTAAATCGGTGACTGTTGAGTAA
- the glmM gene encoding phosphoglucosamine mutase codes for MGKYFGTDGVRGVANSELTPEFAFKLGRIGGYVLTKDATERPKVLIGRDTRISGEMLEGALVAGLLSIGVEVMRLGIISTPGVAYLTRIMSADAGVMISASHNPVADNGIKFFGPDGFKLTDAQEAEIEELIDAQEDTLPRPIGADLGSVSDYFEGGQKYIQYLKQTVDEEFDGIHVALDCAHGATSSLATHLFADLEADISTMGASPTGLNINAGVGSTHPEGLAKFVTEKDADVGLAFDGDGDRLIAVDENGKIVDGDQIMFIIGKHLNAVGRLKKQTIVSTVMSNMGFYKAVADNGMQSVQTAVGDRYVVEEMRANEYNLGGEQSGHIVFLDFNTTGDGLLTGIQLVNIMKATGKKLSELAAEMKIYPQRLVNVRVTDKHAVTDNAKVAAVISEVEAEMAGNGRVLVRPSGTEPLVRVMVEAATETDCERFVERIADVVRAEMGLTE; via the coding sequence ATGGGTAAATATTTTGGAACAGATGGCGTCCGTGGCGTCGCGAATAGTGAATTAACACCAGAATTTGCATTTAAACTTGGACGTATAGGTGGCTATGTTTTAACAAAGGATGCAACTGAACGTCCAAAGGTTTTAATTGGTCGTGACACACGTATTTCAGGTGAGATGCTTGAAGGTGCACTTGTGGCTGGACTTTTATCAATTGGGGTAGAGGTAATGCGTCTTGGTATTATTTCAACACCAGGTGTGGCATATCTTACTCGAATTATGAGCGCAGATGCAGGCGTCATGATTTCAGCTTCACATAACCCAGTTGCTGATAATGGTATTAAATTTTTCGGTCCTGATGGCTTTAAGCTAACAGATGCCCAGGAAGCGGAAATTGAAGAGTTAATTGATGCGCAAGAGGACACATTACCACGTCCGATAGGAGCAGATTTAGGATCTGTAAGTGACTATTTCGAAGGTGGTCAAAAATATATTCAATACTTAAAGCAAACAGTGGATGAAGAATTTGATGGTATTCATGTAGCGCTTGATTGTGCACATGGTGCAACTTCATCATTAGCTACACATTTATTTGCTGATTTAGAAGCTGACATTTCTACAATGGGCGCTTCTCCAACAGGCTTAAATATTAATGCTGGTGTAGGCTCAACACATCCAGAAGGACTAGCTAAATTTGTTACCGAAAAAGATGCAGATGTTGGTTTAGCATTTGATGGCGATGGTGACCGTTTAATTGCTGTAGATGAAAACGGGAAAATTGTTGATGGTGACCAAATTATGTTTATCATTGGTAAGCATTTAAATGCTGTAGGACGATTGAAGAAGCAAACGATTGTTTCAACAGTAATGAGCAATATGGGCTTCTATAAAGCTGTGGCTGACAACGGGATGCAAAGTGTACAAACAGCTGTAGGTGATCGTTATGTTGTGGAAGAAATGCGTGCCAATGAATACAATTTAGGTGGCGAGCAATCAGGGCATATCGTCTTCCTAGATTTTAATACAACAGGTGATGGCTTACTGACAGGTATTCAGCTTGTCAACATTATGAAAGCGACGGGTAAAAAGCTTTCAGAACTTGCAGCTGAAATGAAAATCTACCCTCAGCGTCTTGTCAATGTGCGTGTAACAGATAAGCATGCTGTAACTGATAATGCGAAAGTCGCTGCAGTTATTTCAGAGGTGGAAGCTGAAATGGCTGGAAATGGTCGCGTTTTAGTACGTCCTTCAGGTACAGAGCCATTGGTACGTGTCATGGTCGAAGCGGCAACAGAAACAGATTGTGAGCGTTTTGTCGAGCGTATTGCGGATGTTGTACGTGCAGAAATGGGCTTAACAGAATAA
- the resA gene encoding thiol-disulfide oxidoreductase ResA: MDKKKRRFLMRSIILIVLFGAILFTVYTTLTKEKNEVLQIGDNAPNFTLVDMYGDKHNLEEYKGQGVFLNFWGTWCKPCEREFPIIDRYYKEYKEKGIQVLAINIAESDFVVQNYIDRKGLTFPVLIDKNKSVMEAYNINPLPTTILINSEGKIEKIITGEMKEQDIKSYMEQILPD; this comes from the coding sequence ATGGATAAAAAAAAGAGACGATTTCTTATGCGTTCAATTATATTAATTGTATTATTTGGGGCAATATTATTTACAGTATATACAACTTTAACTAAAGAAAAAAATGAAGTATTACAAATAGGGGATAATGCTCCAAATTTTACTCTAGTTGATATGTATGGTGATAAACATAATTTGGAGGAATACAAAGGACAAGGTGTCTTTTTAAACTTTTGGGGGACTTGGTGCAAACCCTGTGAAAGGGAATTCCCAATTATAGATAGATATTATAAGGAATATAAAGAAAAAGGTATACAGGTATTAGCTATAAATATAGCAGAATCCGACTTCGTGGTTCAAAATTATATTGACCGAAAAGGTTTAACTTTTCCGGTATTAATTGACAAAAACAAAAGTGTAATGGAAGCATATAATATAAATCCATTACCAACGACTATTCTTATTAATTCAGAGGGTAAAATAGAAAAAATAATCACTGGAGAAATGAAAGAACAGGATATAAAGAGTTACATGGAACAAATTTTACCAGACTAA
- a CDS encoding sensor histidine kinase produces the protein MNKISTKLASCFFIVVLIMDLFLMFYLHRNIINSRVEEEYYTLLANGANHRDVLIENFSETTIKHIVLMEKSKDRAVIITDNKGNIIGSSDISESLSGQIVSLIKNVDVETDELLTSNWKESPYIMSVHPYISNTNQSGYVLMLQSTGSLNKMVHELTEHFGMAGATSFIVLFIVYAVLSKVITRPLIRMKEATEKLSKGEFNVKLAIKSKNELGELASSIQKLANDLERLKTDRNEFLASVAHELSTPLTYLIGYSKVAMRESLSKKQREQYLEIIVEESNRMKELVKNLLDLARMDENTFTVMKESFSARYFFEAICKLVAPSYDLKNIKLNFVCTEDFQIYADPLRLEQIVINLLDNALKYSKENTEVTLKACKNEGKTRIEVIDTGIGIPQEEIDFIFEKLYRVEKSRSRAYGGSGIGLAVVKELVEAHNGTIEVKSKLGEGSTFTVII, from the coding sequence GTGAACAAAATCTCTACAAAATTAGCATCGTGTTTTTTTATTGTAGTGCTAATAATGGATTTATTTCTTATGTTTTATCTTCATCGAAATATAATTAATTCGAGAGTTGAAGAAGAATATTATACATTATTGGCGAATGGTGCTAATCATAGAGATGTTTTAATTGAAAATTTTTCTGAAACTACAATAAAACATATCGTTTTGATGGAAAAAAGTAAAGATCGTGCGGTGATCATTACCGATAATAAAGGAAATATCATTGGTAGTTCAGATATTAGTGAATCTTTAAGTGGACAAATAGTTTCTTTAATAAAGAACGTAGACGTAGAAACAGATGAATTATTGACTTCTAACTGGAAAGAATCCCCTTATATTATGAGTGTGCATCCTTATATCTCAAATACAAATCAATCTGGATACGTTTTAATGCTACAAAGTACTGGTTCTCTTAATAAGATGGTTCATGAATTAACTGAACATTTTGGTATGGCAGGTGCTACAAGTTTTATTGTACTTTTTATTGTTTACGCGGTTCTGTCAAAAGTTATAACAAGACCTTTAATACGGATGAAAGAGGCAACAGAGAAATTAAGCAAAGGTGAGTTTAATGTAAAGCTTGCAATTAAAAGTAAAAACGAGCTTGGTGAGTTAGCAAGTTCAATTCAGAAATTAGCCAATGATTTAGAACGTTTAAAAACAGACCGGAATGAATTTCTGGCGTCAGTGGCTCATGAATTAAGTACACCGTTGACATATTTAATTGGATATTCAAAAGTAGCGATGAGAGAGAGTCTAAGTAAGAAACAAAGAGAACAGTATCTTGAAATTATTGTTGAAGAGTCCAATAGAATGAAGGAATTGGTAAAAAATTTATTAGACTTGGCTAGAATGGACGAAAACACATTTACTGTCATGAAAGAATCTTTCTCTGCTCGATATTTTTTCGAAGCAATATGTAAACTTGTTGCTCCTTCATATGATCTCAAGAATATTAAGTTGAACTTTGTTTGCACTGAAGATTTTCAAATATATGCTGACCCATTACGTTTAGAGCAAATTGTCATAAACCTATTGGATAATGCTTTGAAATATTCAAAGGAAAATACAGAGGTAACATTAAAGGCTTGTAAAAATGAAGGGAAAACAAGAATTGAGGTTATTGATACAGGTATTGGCATTCCACAAGAAGAAATTGACTTCATTTTTGAGAAGCTATATCGTGTTGAGAAATCACGTTCTCGTGCATATGGTGGTTCAGGAATTGGACTTGCTGTTGTGAAGGAATTAGTAGAAGCACACAATGGTACCATTGAAGTCAAAAGTAAACTTGGAGAAGGAAGTACATTTACGGTGATCATATAA
- the cdaA gene encoding diadenylate cyclase CdaA, whose protein sequence is MQIIEHFTDLTPVNIVINFIDVLLVWYVVYKVLTLIKGTKAVQLLKGIFVIIIARIATDLLGLQTLGWMLQQVIEFGFLAIIIIFQPEIRRGLEQIGRGKLFQRSSSQEEEEQTRLIEAMKKSVSYMAKRRIGALISIEKETGLNEYIETGIGLNAEISSELLINIFIPNTPLHDGAVIMQKDKVTAAACYLPLSESPFISKELGTRHRAALGLSEVTDAITIVVSEETGAISITLNGNLHRNLSLEEFETLLRKMWFGSAQESNASSKLTWRGKKNG, encoded by the coding sequence GTGCAAATTATCGAACATTTCACAGATTTAACGCCTGTGAATATTGTTATTAACTTCATTGATGTACTGCTCGTTTGGTACGTTGTTTATAAAGTCTTAACCCTCATTAAAGGTACGAAGGCTGTCCAATTACTTAAGGGAATATTCGTCATTATTATTGCGCGAATTGCAACAGACCTTTTAGGGTTACAAACACTTGGCTGGATGCTTCAACAAGTTATTGAATTTGGTTTCCTAGCGATTATTATCATTTTCCAACCGGAAATCAGACGTGGTTTAGAACAAATTGGGCGAGGAAAGCTATTTCAACGCTCATCTAGTCAAGAAGAAGAAGAACAAACAAGGCTTATTGAGGCTATGAAGAAATCTGTTAGTTATATGGCTAAACGTCGAATAGGTGCGTTAATTTCCATTGAAAAAGAAACAGGTCTTAATGAATATATTGAAACGGGTATAGGGCTAAATGCTGAAATTTCATCAGAATTACTGATAAATATTTTTATACCAAATACGCCGCTACATGATGGGGCGGTTATTATGCAAAAAGATAAAGTGACAGCAGCAGCTTGTTATTTACCTTTATCTGAAAGCCCATTTATTTCAAAAGAGTTAGGGACACGCCACCGTGCTGCTCTTGGCTTAAGTGAAGTCACAGATGCTATTACCATTGTTGTATCAGAAGAAACAGGGGCAATTAGCATAACATTAAATGGTAATCTCCATCGAAATCTTTCTCTAGAGGAGTTCGAAACATTATTACGAAAAATGTGGTTCGGATCAGCACAAGAATCAAATGCATCCTCTAAGTTGACTTGGAGGGGGAAAAAGAATGGATAA
- a CDS encoding response regulator transcription factor, with protein sequence MQTILIVDDEERMLDLVELFLIPHGYTCIKEKSGIKAIERIKKENIDLVLLDVMMPEMDGWDVCESIREFSKVPIIMLTARADKSDLAKGLLLGADDYISKPFDERELIARINAVLRRIVGFEKDNENITFKDFVLDKETYSLHYQNSSVQLTLKEFLIIKALISRPSKTFTREELLHAAWEYETDTDTRTVDSHIRNLREKLSKSDFPTDEFLKTVWGIGYKWS encoded by the coding sequence ATGCAGACAATTTTGATTGTGGATGATGAAGAAAGAATGCTCGATTTAGTCGAATTATTTTTAATTCCACATGGATATACCTGTATTAAAGAAAAGAGCGGAATAAAGGCAATAGAGAGAATTAAGAAAGAAAATATCGATCTCGTTTTATTAGATGTTATGATGCCTGAAATGGATGGATGGGATGTTTGTGAATCTATTCGTGAATTTTCAAAAGTACCCATTATAATGCTAACTGCAAGAGCTGATAAATCTGATTTAGCTAAGGGACTTTTATTAGGTGCAGATGACTATATATCCAAGCCATTCGATGAAAGAGAGTTAATAGCAAGAATCAATGCTGTTTTGCGTAGAATTGTCGGATTTGAAAAGGATAATGAAAATATCACTTTTAAAGATTTTGTTTTAGATAAAGAAACATATTCTCTACACTACCAAAATTCAAGTGTGCAACTTACTTTAAAAGAATTTTTAATTATAAAAGCATTAATATCTCGACCTTCTAAGACATTTACAAGAGAGGAATTACTGCATGCTGCATGGGAATATGAAACAGATACAGATACGCGGACTGTTGATTCACATATAAGAAATCTAAGAGAAAAATTAAGTAAATCTGACTTTCCTACCGATGAGTTCCTTAAAACGGTTTGGGGAATAGGGTATAAATGGAGTTAA
- a CDS encoding sulfite exporter TauE/SafE family protein has product MYNLMSQISQTISEPVSVFLNSYEHSPIIISILLGLIGAFAPCQLTGNISAITLYGNRTIQLGSNWREIVSFIMGKVIVYSAIGLLAWAFGQTFENKIINFFPVFRKLIGPLLILTGLVLMGTIKLRILNRISKNVPTILKEGYIGSFFLGASFAIAFCPTMFVLYFVWLMPTVMSTSYGLVLPAIFGLATSIPLVIILFFIWYFDIKGLVMKKSIKVGRFIQKIAGVTLFIIGIFDTITYWGM; this is encoded by the coding sequence ATGTATAATTTGATGTCTCAAATTAGTCAAACCATAAGTGAACCAGTTTCTGTATTCTTAAATTCATATGAGCATTCCCCAATCATTATATCTATCCTCCTTGGGTTGATAGGTGCATTTGCTCCATGTCAACTGACTGGAAATATTAGCGCTATTACGTTATATGGTAATCGTACTATCCAATTAGGTAGTAATTGGAGAGAGATCGTTTCGTTTATTATGGGTAAAGTCATAGTATATAGTGCAATTGGTTTGTTGGCGTGGGCATTTGGACAAACATTTGAAAACAAAATAATTAATTTCTTTCCGGTTTTCCGAAAATTGATTGGTCCTCTATTAATACTTACCGGACTTGTGTTAATGGGGACAATAAAGTTAAGAATATTAAATCGAATTTCAAAGAACGTTCCTACTATACTAAAAGAAGGTTATATTGGTTCCTTTTTTCTAGGAGCTAGTTTTGCAATTGCATTCTGTCCAACAATGTTTGTACTCTATTTTGTATGGCTAATGCCAACCGTTATGTCGACTTCATATGGATTAGTGTTACCTGCAATATTTGGATTGGCAACATCAATACCTCTTGTCATCATCTTATTTTTTATATGGTACTTTGATATTAAGGGATTAGTAATGAAGAAAAGTATTAAAGTAGGTAGGTTTATTCAAAAAATAGCCGGAGTTACTCTTTTTATTATTGGAATTTTTGACACAATTACTTATTGGGGAATGTAA
- a CDS encoding type 1 glutamine amidotransferase domain-containing protein, which translates to MAKIATVITDMFEDIEFTSPKKALEAAGHQLVTIDTEAGKEVKGKHGESVKIDKGIDEVKATDYDALFIPGGFSPDLLRADDRVVAFAKSFMDEMKPTFAICHGPQLLITAKTLNGRDATGYKSIQVDLENAGAIFHDEEVFVCQKQLVTSRTPDDLPAFNREIVKLLDSK; encoded by the coding sequence ATGGCTAAAATTGCTACAGTTATAACAGATATGTTTGAGGACATTGAGTTTACAAGCCCTAAAAAGGCTTTAGAAGCAGCTGGACATCAGCTAGTAACAATTGATACAGAAGCGGGCAAGGAAGTTAAGGGCAAGCATGGAGAGTCAGTGAAAATTGATAAAGGCATTGATGAAGTAAAAGCTACTGATTACGATGCGCTATTTATTCCTGGTGGTTTTTCTCCTGATCTATTACGTGCGGATGATCGTGTAGTAGCATTTGCAAAGTCCTTTATGGATGAAATGAAGCCTACCTTTGCCATTTGTCATGGACCACAACTTCTTATTACAGCAAAGACATTAAATGGCCGTGATGCCACAGGCTATAAATCCATTCAAGTAGACTTAGAAAATGCAGGGGCAATCTTCCATGATGAAGAAGTATTTGTCTGTCAAAAGCAGCTTGTAACAAGTAGAACGCCAGACGATCTTCCAGCATTTAATAGAGAAATCGTTAAATTATTAGACAGTAAATAA
- a CDS encoding F510_1955 family glycosylhydrolase: MKNYKIWLGLLVIVLVLSACNSKEKDSYSFEEVDNPKIEHIHGLGYINGKSDFVIATHRGLYKYGVKGWEEANSQKHDYMGFQAVKDGFYSSGHPEEGSNLKNPLGVIKSTDEGANLEQLAFYGEIDFHYLAAGYDSNTIYVINETPTENMSGGLHYSIDEGKSWTESAMNGFNSEFVSNLSAHPSKKEIVAIGSKDGIFVSNDYGVNFKLLKSTQMVTYVTLNENGGYYTNYDSNSVSLRSFSLDSKEEKNIQLPNEIMQDPIIYIASNPTNREEITFVTNNLNFYLSKNEGESWDKLASEGELKIK, encoded by the coding sequence ATGAAAAATTACAAAATTTGGTTAGGTCTATTAGTTATTGTTTTAGTTTTAAGTGCTTGTAATTCAAAAGAAAAAGATAGTTATTCATTTGAAGAAGTGGATAACCCAAAAATTGAACATATACATGGTTTGGGATATATAAATGGTAAAAGTGATTTTGTAATTGCAACACATAGAGGATTGTATAAATATGGTGTAAAGGGTTGGGAAGAAGCGAACAGCCAAAAACATGACTATATGGGCTTTCAGGCGGTCAAAGATGGCTTCTATTCAAGTGGACATCCTGAGGAAGGCTCAAACCTTAAAAACCCTTTAGGAGTTATAAAAAGTACAGATGAAGGAGCAAATCTAGAACAATTAGCCTTTTACGGCGAAATTGATTTTCATTATCTTGCAGCTGGTTATGATTCGAATACAATCTATGTCATTAATGAAACACCTACAGAGAATATGAGTGGTGGATTGCATTATTCAATTGATGAAGGGAAGTCTTGGACTGAATCAGCTATGAATGGCTTTAATTCCGAGTTTGTTTCTAATTTATCAGCTCACCCTTCCAAAAAAGAAATAGTTGCAATTGGTAGTAAAGATGGAATCTTTGTTTCGAATGACTATGGAGTTAACTTTAAATTACTTAAGTCTACTCAAATGGTTACATACGTAACTTTAAATGAGAATGGGGGTTACTATACAAACTATGACTCAAATTCTGTTTCCCTTAGATCATTCTCATTGGATAGTAAAGAAGAAAAAAATATACAACTCCCAAACGAGATAATGCAAGACCCAATTATTTATATCGCTTCTAATCCTACTAATCGAGAAGAAATTACTTTTGTAACAAATAATCTTAACTTCTATCTTTCTAAGAACGAAGGGGAATCGTGGGATAAATTAGCTTCAGAAGGGGAATTAAAAATAAAATAA
- a CDS encoding CdaR family protein encodes MDKMMDSPWVLRIIALFLAFLLFFSVRTELSPLNKATSNEQTDVIRDVPVDVYYDNENLIVTGLPETVDVTIEGPMALVLKAKGAKDFSIFADLSNLLLGEHDVKLQYENISNKLKVTLDPATVHVNIEEKVTQEFRVDPEMNNRLIEEGYILKDMTANPPTVYVTGAKSAIESISYVKATVTGEQGLKQSFSQEAAVKVLDRDLNKLDVTIDPATVKVQVDIGEYSREIPVVLKETGQAAEDIIINSLTFTPKMIKVYGRKSIIDSLTAIPITVDLSKITESKTYEFDVKLPDGVTKISDKKIKVNADITKVEQEEQQKTPASTEETPPPTEETDVTDESTTTDKNTSTEESEDIDS; translated from the coding sequence ATGGATAAAATGATGGATAGCCCTTGGGTATTAAGAATCATCGCGCTATTTTTGGCATTTTTGCTTTTTTTCTCAGTTCGTACCGAGTTATCACCGTTAAATAAAGCTACCTCAAATGAACAAACGGATGTCATTCGCGATGTTCCAGTAGATGTTTATTATGATAATGAGAATCTTATTGTGACAGGTTTACCTGAAACCGTAGATGTAACGATAGAAGGTCCAATGGCATTGGTTTTAAAAGCAAAAGGGGCTAAGGATTTTTCTATATTTGCCGATTTAAGCAATTTATTGCTAGGAGAGCATGATGTCAAACTGCAATACGAAAATATTTCAAACAAGTTAAAGGTTACATTAGACCCTGCAACCGTCCATGTAAATATTGAGGAAAAGGTCACGCAGGAGTTCCGAGTGGACCCTGAAATGAACAATCGTCTAATCGAAGAAGGTTATATATTAAAAGATATGACAGCCAATCCACCAACTGTTTATGTAACGGGTGCAAAAAGTGCTATTGAAAGCATTAGCTATGTAAAAGCAACTGTTACAGGGGAGCAAGGCTTAAAGCAATCATTCTCGCAGGAAGCAGCGGTAAAAGTATTAGATCGAGATTTAAATAAGTTAGATGTGACTATTGACCCTGCAACTGTGAAGGTTCAAGTAGATATAGGGGAGTACAGTCGAGAGATCCCAGTGGTCCTCAAGGAAACAGGGCAAGCGGCGGAAGACATTATTATCAATTCATTAACATTTACACCGAAAATGATTAAAGTGTATGGTAGAAAATCAATTATTGACAGTTTAACGGCTATTCCAATAACAGTGGACCTGTCAAAAATTACTGAGTCCAAAACTTATGAATTTGATGTAAAATTACCAGATGGTGTGACAAAAATATCTGACAAGAAAATAAAAGTGAATGCAGATATTACAAAGGTTGAGCAAGAAGAACAACAGAAAACACCAGCTTCTACAGAGGAAACGCCACCTCCTACTGAAGAAACTGATGTGACAGATGAGAGCACTACAACTGATAAAAATACATCAACCGAAGAATCGGAAGATATTGATTCTTAA